The genomic interval AAATGTATTGGCATAATAGATGATAAAATTCTTGTAATATTCATCTATAATTTGGTACAATCCTAAATCTGCATGCTCTAAAAAGTTATCAATCTTTTCTGATATATCTATGGCAATAGCAATAGGAATCAAGATTAATAAGGTGAACAAGAAAGTTACCAAAAATCGTTTTAATATGTACCAGTCTATTATTTTCATAAGCCCATCCTAAATCCTTCCCGAAGGGAAGGACTTTTACGAAGTGATTTTTTTTACTTATTATATTATTTTTTATTCTAATTCTTTCTTAAAACGTTACTATTCTAACTGTAAACTGAGACTGCTCAGTGCTTACTTTTTAAAGACGTTTATCCATTTGTTTTACCATCATATCTTTCCACTCTCTAAAGTCTCCTGCTATGATATGTTTTCTTGCTTCACGTGTTAACCAAACATAAAAACCTAAATTATGAATTGAGGCAATCTGCTTTCCTAACATTTCTTTTGCTGCAAATAAATGGCGTAAATAGGCTTTAGAATACATGGTGTCTACTCCTGTAATTCCCATATCGTCTATTGGACTAAAATCTTCTGCCCACTTTTTATTTTTTATATTGATAGAACCGTGTGCTGTAAACAACATACCGTTTCTAGCATTTCTTGTTGGCATTACACAATCGAACATATCTATACCCAAAGCAATGTTTTCTAAAATGTTAATTGGCGTACCAACTCCCATTAAATATCTTGGTTTGTCTTCTGGTAAAATTTCTGTAACAACTTCTGTCATTGCATACATTTCTTCTGCTGGTTCCCCAACTGAAAGACCTCCAATTGCATTTGCTTGCTGACCTGAATTTGCAATATATTCTGCAGATTGTCTACGTAAATCTTTATACGTACTACCTTGTACAATTGGCATAAAAGTTTGCTCGAAACCGTATTTATAAGGTAATTTATCTAAATGATTGATACATCTAGTCAACCATCTATGTGTCATATGCATAGATCTTTTTGCATAATTATAATCACAAGGATATGGTGTACACTCATCAAACGCCATAATAATGTCTGCACCAATAGTTCTTTGGGTTTCCATTACATTTTCTGGTGTAAAATGATGCGTAGAACCATCTATATGGCTTTTAAACTTTACCCCTTCTTCGTTAATTTTTCTTCTTCCAGAAAGAGAATATACTTGGTAACCACCAGAATCTGTAAGAATATTTCTATCCCAATTCATAAATTTGTGCAAACCACCTGCTTTTTCTAAAATATCTAAACCAGGACGTAAATATAAGTGATACGTGTTTCCTAAAATAATATCAGGATTTATGTCGTTTTTTAATTCTGTTTGATGTACTCCTTTTACGGTTCCAACAGTTCCCACAGGCATAAAGATAGGAGTTTCTATTACTCCGTGATCAGTAGTTATTACTCCTGCTCTTGCCTTACTTTTTGGGTCGGTAATTTTTAAGTCGAATTTCAATCGTTTAATTTTTGATGATTTTTGTAACTATAATTAATTACAAAACTTTAGAACCGATATAATTATCTGGTCCTCTCATTTATTTATTTTTTAAAATAAATTCCATTTCATTGCCTGCAAAGATACTATTATTTAAGAATTGATAAATAAAATGAACTGTTATAAAAAAGGCAAAAAATTATGGCTTTATTTTGGTTGGCTAAAATGTGCGTTAAGGATTGAAGCGGCATCCTTTTTTTATAATTTTAATGCTTTTGCATAAAATTATAAAAAAAGATATAGCGTAAAGCCTGACCTGCAAGGTAACGCCCAAAAAAGATTACCAGCGTTTCTTTTTAGAGGAAGCACCAGCGTTATTTCTTTTACTTTTTGGAGATGATTTTCTAAAAGAAGCACTTTTTTTATTGAAATCGTTTTTAGTTGGCGCTGCCTTTTTCTTAGAAACTTGCTTTTTAGGCTTCTCTTTAACTGCAGATGCTTCTTGAGTTTTTGATGAACTAGAAATCATTTTATTAATTTCTTTCATCTCTTCATCTGTTAATTCTCGCCAATCTCCAGATTGTAGATAACCAAGCTCAACATTCATTATTCTAGTACGTTTTAACTTGGTAACTTCGTAATCTAAGTATTCGCACATTCTACGAATTTGGCGGTTTAATCCTTGCGTTAAAATAATTTTGAAAATTTTATCGCTTACTTTTTCTACCAAACATTTTTTGGTCATAGTACCTAAAATAGGAATTCCACTCCCCATTTTATCAATAAAATCATCTGTAATAGATTTGTCTACAGAAACAAAATATTCTTTCTCGTGGTTGTTACCCGCACGTAGAATCTTGTTAACGATATCTCCATCATTTGTTAAAAAAATTAATCCTTCAGACGGTTTATCTAAACGTCCAATAGGAAATAGTCTTTCTGGATAATTTACGTGTTTTACAATGTTATTTGGCTCTCTATCATCGGTAGTAGAAACTATACCTACCGGCTTATTTAAGGCAATATATAGCGTAACATTTTTAGGTTCTACTAATCGTCCGTCTAACTTTACAACATCTTTTTTAGCAACTCTGTTTCCTAATTGCGTTGGTTTACCGTTGATGGTAACTCTACCTTCATTTATAAATTTTTCTGCTTCTCTACGAGAGCACATACCAGATGAGCTGATATATTTATTAAGGTTTGTCGATTTTTGATTTGTAGTATCCAAAAGAAAATAATTTTGTGCAAAAATACAAATTATTTAAAGGGATTACCGCACTTATTTTAAATTACAAAGCTATTTGTTTAATCTATTTTCTTTTTATTAAACCATTGACCAACAAAGTTTAGGTTTAAAGTAATTTTATGAAAGTTTTCTTGAATCAAGTTGCTATCTAAAGTACCTTCTCTACCGTAAGAATAAGAAATATTAAAATTATCATTACTATACTTTTTCATTGGTAAACCTACCCCAAAAGATATAAAATAACTATCTATTTGTTGGTTAGAAATCTTTAAAAAACCTGTATTATAATTAAAACCTGCTCTATACTTTATATTAGACCAATAATTATATTTTTTTGATGTAGACACATATTCTACACCAAAAGCATAGATAGATTGGTCTGCATAACTTTCGTTATTTTGCGGTTGTGCAGTGTCGCTCCAAAGTAATTTTCGGTAATCTAAACTTGTAGTAATTTTTTTATTGATTACAGAAGTAAGTCCTACTCCGTAGGAAAATGGCAATTCGAAATTCTCTAAATCATTTTCTACATCCTCTTCTATACTTATTGATGTTCCGCTTGATGATGTTTTGTAAGAAGTTCTGGTTTGCGATCCTCCTAAAGATGAAGGCGATTCTAACGTAGCGCCAATAGTGTTTTCGAAACCTTTAATTGATGGTAATTTATATTGCAATCCTGTTTTTAACTTTACGCCTCCGTAATGATTTTGATCACTGATAGAAACTAAAGAACCTGTATACACTATACTTTCTTGATTGATAGATCCAAAAAGAAAAGACACATCTACACCAAAAGATAAATTTTTAATCACTTTAAAACCGGTAGATAAATAAAATTTATTTAAACCTCCTTCTCCTGTTATTCTTGTAATATAGGTGTCTGCAGAACCTTCAATGGCATTTTCTACATCTATATTGTATCCCGTTTTTGTATACGGAAGCAAACCAATACTCATACCCCAACCTTGTTTTATAGGAAATGCAATTGCTAGATGAGAGATGTTTCCATTGCTAGTACTTTCACTAACACTGCTTGTTTGTAAGGTAGAATATGTACCGTTTAAACCAAATTCATATAAAAAAGACTTTGGTAAAATACTACTTAAACTCGCTGGGTTAAATAAATTTATTTCAAACGGATTAGCTTGTGCAATACCTGTGTTTCCTAAACCGGTTAAACCTCCTGTGGCTGTTTTATTTTCTACACCTAAACCAAATAAAGAATAGGGTGTATTTGTATTACTTTGAGCAAACAAAGCGTGTCCTGAAACTACTAACACTAGTAATAATATCTTTTTTCTCATCTTAATAGTTTAAATATTTTACTGATAATTTTACTTCTCTATTAGTACTTGCGTTATTTTCTATAACTACATTATTTACTTCTTTAGAGAAGTTTCCCGACTGAATCATTAAGGCATAATTTAAATCGGTATCTGAGTATAAAATTTGCTCTACAAATCCACTTAAATTAACGTAGTAATAAGTATCTTCATTAAATTCATCTGTATCTTCTATTAAAATTGCAGAAGCTGTATTACCATCTATATCCGTAAGTTGTTGTATAATTCTATTCTTATGATCTACAATATAAACCGACAAGTATTCTGGTAGCGGATTATCATCACTATAACTCCCCTTTAAGGGACTAAAGGTTAATTCGGCACTTAAAGTAGCAGCATTTTCATACAACTCAGAAAGTCTTTTAATAGAAGGCATTTCTATTCTCGCTGAAATTCCTGTTCCAGATTGTGCAAACAATAAATTATCTGTGGTTGTACTTAATTTTATTTCTTCACCATCTTCAAAATCGCCTAAAACGGTACTAGACAAATCCGATTTTATTTCATTAAACTGTTGCCCTGCTGAAGAAATTACAAAATCTATGTAATAATCATTATCTTCACTGTCATCATCATTTATAGAATAATACAATCGCATCATAGAATTCCCTACACCTGTTGTAGTTTGTGCATTAAAACCTAAAACATGGCTACTTACAGACGTATCTGGCGCAATTACCAATCCTTTAAAATATTGTAAAAAATCGTCTGTGTTATTAATATCATTGTCTACAATTTTATCAAAAATTTCTTCTCCTAAAAGGTCATCCATTTTAACAAATAAAGAATCTGTAGGTCTATTAGGTCTTGGCGTAAATGAAAGTTGCCCTAAAATTGCAGCATCGTATTCTAAGGAAGATGTATTGTAAAAACTAGTAGCATCGTCTTCTGGCTCTACTGTTTCTGTAATTCTATGTAATGTATAGGTTTGTACTTTTGTAGTATCTCCATAATAGTAATTATCATAATTTAAAATCATCCCTATAGAATCATACACCGCATCTGTACTTATAGAAAAATTAGAGGTTATTAACTGAAGATAAGATTTTGCAGTTAAAGTACCTAAATGCCCATCTTCTACATTACCCACTAAAATTCTGTTAGTACCAGACGTAATTAAAGAATCTAATTTAAAAGTTCCTGTTTTTATAGAAAATGTATCTAAAATTCTAACTTGAATATTGTTATCAATAAAATCACTTCCTACTTCATAAGTAGTATCATCTGTAGCACAAGATGCTAAAAAGACAATACCTATAATACCAAAAATCAAATACCTCATTTTACTTTTTCAAGCAAAAATATTAGGACAGCTCTCATCAAAAATCATAAAATATATAAACAGACTCTTTTTATAGACTTACCCATAAAAAACACCGCTAAACCTTATAATTAACACCTTTTAAGAAAATTAACATTTGGTTTACATGTTTATCTATAAAATACCCTTGTTTGTCTATTTTGTAATGTTACCTATTTATTAGCTTTTAAGTTTGCCCAATAATTAAGCAAATGAATAAATTAAATCTAATGAGAAAAACAAATTTAATAAAGAAGAGTAGTATTCTCTTTTTAGCAACATTATTAATGTCTCTATTTTTTGTAGGATGTAGTGATGATGACGATGATGAATACGGAAACTGGGTAGAGAGTTCTGCTTTTAATGGAGATTCTAGAGCAAACTCTGTAAGTTTTACTATTGGTGATAAAGGATACCTTGTTACAGGTTATGATGGTGATGATTTTTTAGCTGATACTTGGGAATATAATTCTAGTGAAAATTACTGGATAAAGAAAGCTGATTTCCCTGGAGTTGCAAGAAGTAGTGCTGTAGGTTTTTCTATTAATGGTAAAGGGTATTTAGGTACTGGTTTTAATAGCGAACTTGATGAAGAAGAATTAAAAGATTTTTGGGAATATGACCCAACTACAGACACTTGGACTCAAAAAGCAGATTTTGGAGGAACTGCAAGATATGCTGCTATTGGTTTTTCTATTGGTAACGATGGTTATATTGGTACAGGTTATGATGGTAGCGAACAAAAAGATTTCTGGAAATATGATGTTGCTTCAAACACATGGGAACAATCTGTTGGTTTTAGTGGACAAAAACGTAAAGATGCTTCTGTTTTCACTATTGATGATGTTGCTTATATTGGCTTAGGAATCCATAATAATGCTTACGAAGAAGATTTTTATGCTTTTAATGGTAACACTTGGACACGTTTAACAGACTTAGATGACGATGAAGATGATGATGACGATTATAGCATTCTATTAAGCAGTGGTGCAGCTTTTTCTTTAGACGGAAAAGGATATGTAACTACAGGTATTGCTGGTTCTATAAATACCAATGCTTGGGAATATAGCCCTGCTACAGATACTTGGGAAGAGTTACCAGTATTTGAAGGTTCTGCAAGACAAAACGCATCTACTTTTACTTTTGATACAAAAGCATTTGTATTAATGGGTAGAAGCGGTAATTATTATTTTGATGATGTTTGGGAATTTAGACCTTATGAATTAGAAAATGAAGATGATTAATACGTCTTACTCTTAAAAGATATATTTAAGGTTGAAAATTAAGCTACTTATTTCTAGTAACTTAATTTTCAACCTTTTTTGTGATAAAAACAACAGTTTATTGGGAGAGTTTTAAGAAACGTCTCATATAATTTTGCATTTGTTAAATAATGAAAACATTGAGTACTTTATTTAAAAAAAATAACACCATAATAATTGTCCATTGTCTTATATGGATTTTCTTTTTGGTGATAACTGCCATTCAGTCTTATGCTAGACTAAGCACAATTCCGAATGCGTTTTATATTTTAAACTTCACTTTTATTGCTGTTTTTTATTTAAATTATTTAGTGCTAATCCCCCATTTTTTACTGAATAAAAAAATTATTTTATACCTTTTAATTTCATTAGGAATTATATTTTCTATAACTTTTATAATGAAATATTCTTTAAAAATTTCTTTAAGACCGCCTTTTCCCGAAGGTCAATTTAATCCCAATTTTAGAGGACCTAGAGAAAACAACTTCAATTTAAGACCTCCTATTTTACTGCTGATATTTTTTGCTTTAAGCACTTGTGTAAAGCTAGTTGCAGAATGGTATAAATCTGAAAAAGAACGAACTATTGCTGCTTCTCAAAAAGTAAATTCTGAATTATCATTTTTAAAAGCACAGTTAAACCCTCATTTTTTATTTAATACATTAAACAGTATTTATTCTTTAGCGAATAAAAAATCTGATGATACTACCGTTGCCATTGTTACCTTATCCGAACTCATGCGATATATGATTTACGAGGCCAATGAAGATTATATTTGTTTAGAAAAAGAAATAGAATACATAAAAAATTACATCTCTTTACAGTTATTAAGATTAAAGGATTCTAGTGGTGTAAAAATAAATGTTCATGGAAATTTAAACTATAAAATAGAACCTCTGCTTCTTATTTCTTTTATAGAAAATGCCTTTAAATACGGAACAGATTATAAAGGTAAAACAGATATTACTATTAAAATATCTACAAATGAAGATCAATTACATTTAGCTGTTTACAATTTATCATCACTACAAAATGCTTTAAATAAAGACTCTGGTATTGGTTTAGAAAACATACAAAACAGATTAAATTTATTGTACCCAAACGCGCATACTTTAGAGATTACGAATACTAAAAAATCATTTGAAGTAAATCTAAAAATCAACTTAAAAAAATAAAAAATGAAGTGTATAATTATTGATGACGAACCGCTAGCATTAGAATTATTAGAAGACTTTATTTCTAAAGTTCCGTTTTTAGAATTAGTAGGTTCTTGCTCTAATGGATTTGAAGCAACAACCATTTTACAAGCACAAAAAATAGATTTAATTTTTACTGATATAGAAATGCCAGATTTTTCTGGAATCGATTTTATAAAATCTTTAGACAACAAACCACTATTTATTTTTACAACTGCATACTCTCATTATGCCGTAGAAGGTTTTAACTTAAATGCCATCGACTACCTAGTAAAACCAATTCCTTTTCATCGCTTTTTAAAAGCGGCAACAAGAGCACAAAGTTTATTGAAGTCTAAAACAGAAGAAGAAACACCTGTTACAAACTTAGAAACAACACCTGAGTTTATTTTTGTAAAATCTGAATATGAGAATCTAAAAATAAACTTAGCAGATATAAAATATATAGAGTCTTTAAAAGATTATATTAAAATTCATACCCATAGAGAAAAACCTATTTTAACACTTAGCAGT from Polaribacter sejongensis carries:
- the rluF gene encoding 23S rRNA pseudouridine(2604) synthase RluF, translating into MDTTNQKSTNLNKYISSSGMCSRREAEKFINEGRVTINGKPTQLGNRVAKKDVVKLDGRLVEPKNVTLYIALNKPVGIVSTTDDREPNNIVKHVNYPERLFPIGRLDKPSEGLIFLTNDGDIVNKILRAGNNHEKEYFVSVDKSITDDFIDKMGSGIPILGTMTKKCLVEKVSDKIFKIILTQGLNRQIRRMCEYLDYEVTKLKRTRIMNVELGYLQSGDWRELTDEEMKEINKMISSSSKTQEASAVKEKPKKQVSKKKAAPTKNDFNKKSASFRKSSPKSKRNNAGASSKKKRW
- the tgt gene encoding tRNA guanosine(34) transglycosylase Tgt; protein product: MKFDLKITDPKSKARAGVITTDHGVIETPIFMPVGTVGTVKGVHQTELKNDINPDIILGNTYHLYLRPGLDILEKAGGLHKFMNWDRNILTDSGGYQVYSLSGRRKINEEGVKFKSHIDGSTHHFTPENVMETQRTIGADIIMAFDECTPYPCDYNYAKRSMHMTHRWLTRCINHLDKLPYKYGFEQTFMPIVQGSTYKDLRRQSAEYIANSGQQANAIGGLSVGEPAEEMYAMTEVVTEILPEDKPRYLMGVGTPINILENIALGIDMFDCVMPTRNARNGMLFTAHGSINIKNKKWAEDFSPIDDMGITGVDTMYSKAYLRHLFAAKEMLGKQIASIHNLGFYVWLTREARKHIIAGDFREWKDMMVKQMDKRL
- a CDS encoding DUF4270 family protein, which produces MRYLIFGIIGIVFLASCATDDTTYEVGSDFIDNNIQVRILDTFSIKTGTFKLDSLITSGTNRILVGNVEDGHLGTLTAKSYLQLITSNFSISTDAVYDSIGMILNYDNYYYGDTTKVQTYTLHRITETVEPEDDATSFYNTSSLEYDAAILGQLSFTPRPNRPTDSLFVKMDDLLGEEIFDKIVDNDINNTDDFLQYFKGLVIAPDTSVSSHVLGFNAQTTTGVGNSMMRLYYSINDDDSEDNDYYIDFVISSAGQQFNEIKSDLSSTVLGDFEDGEEIKLSTTTDNLLFAQSGTGISARIEMPSIKRLSELYENAATLSAELTFSPLKGSYSDDNPLPEYLSVYIVDHKNRIIQQLTDIDGNTASAILIEDTDEFNEDTYYYVNLSGFVEQILYSDTDLNYALMIQSGNFSKEVNNVVIENNASTNREVKLSVKYLNY
- a CDS encoding Kelch repeat-containing protein, whose protein sequence is MRKTNLIKKSSILFLATLLMSLFFVGCSDDDDDEYGNWVESSAFNGDSRANSVSFTIGDKGYLVTGYDGDDFLADTWEYNSSENYWIKKADFPGVARSSAVGFSINGKGYLGTGFNSELDEEELKDFWEYDPTTDTWTQKADFGGTARYAAIGFSIGNDGYIGTGYDGSEQKDFWKYDVASNTWEQSVGFSGQKRKDASVFTIDDVAYIGLGIHNNAYEEDFYAFNGNTWTRLTDLDDDEDDDDDYSILLSSGAAFSLDGKGYVTTGIAGSINTNAWEYSPATDTWEELPVFEGSARQNASTFTFDTKAFVLMGRSGNYYFDDVWEFRPYELENEDD
- a CDS encoding LytR/AlgR family response regulator transcription factor; amino-acid sequence: MKCIIIDDEPLALELLEDFISKVPFLELVGSCSNGFEATTILQAQKIDLIFTDIEMPDFSGIDFIKSLDNKPLFIFTTAYSHYAVEGFNLNAIDYLVKPIPFHRFLKAATRAQSLLKSKTEEETPVTNLETTPEFIFVKSEYENLKINLADIKYIESLKDYIKIHTHREKPILTLSSLKSFEEKLGRLNFIRVHKSYIVSIKHIYSVQRNRIIIDNNWIPIGLNYRDDFIKKIDN
- a CDS encoding sensor histidine kinase — translated: MKYSLKISLRPPFPEGQFNPNFRGPRENNFNLRPPILLLIFFALSTCVKLVAEWYKSEKERTIAASQKVNSELSFLKAQLNPHFLFNTLNSIYSLANKKSDDTTVAIVTLSELMRYMIYEANEDYICLEKEIEYIKNYISLQLLRLKDSSGVKINVHGNLNYKIEPLLLISFIENAFKYGTDYKGKTDITIKISTNEDQLHLAVYNLSSLQNALNKDSGIGLENIQNRLNLLYPNAHTLEITNTKKSFEVNLKINLKK